A single region of the Lotus japonicus ecotype B-129 chromosome 4, LjGifu_v1.2 genome encodes:
- the LOC130714222 gene encoding protein NPG1-like — MESSGNERVRTIREVCANGSSMATAEVEAKLDEGNIQEAESALRDGLSLNFEEARALLGKLEYQRGNVEGALRVFDGIDLQAAIQRLQPSLSEKPTIKRGPTRTESPSSVSQHGASLVLEAIYLKAKSLQKLGKFTEAANECKHVVDAVEKIFYQGISDTQVDSKLQEIVSRAVELLPELWKQAGCHPEAIAAYRHALLSQWNLDNECFARIQKEFAVFLLYSGVEASPPSLAVQTDGSYVPKNNLEEAMLLLMILLRKFSLGKITWDPSIMDHLTFALSVCDQTTTLAKQLEELMPGVYHRIDRWNSLALCHSGAGQNKSALDLLRKSLHKHERPDDLTSLLSAARICSEDPHLAAEGAGYAQRAIDNAEGLDEHLKGVTLRMQGLCLGKQAKVASSDFERSMLQSKSLQSLEDAVRLEPNNSDLIFELAIQYAEHRNLTAALRYAKQYFDKTGGSKLEGWRLLALVLSAQKRFLEAEVVTDAALDETSKWEQGPLFRLKAKLKTSQLRPMDAIDLYRHLLALVQAQKKSFGHLRPSSQVENDKIHEFDVWHGLANLYASLSHWKDAEICLQKARELKEYSAETVHTEGVMFDSRGQLEEALVAAVNAVLLEPNYVPSKILVGSLMLKLGSKALPVARSLLSDALRIEPTNRMAWYYLGLTHKADGRVGDAADCFQAAYMLEESEPIEDFICTH, encoded by the exons ATGGAGTCGAGTGGGAACGAGCGCGTGAGGACGATACGGGAGGTGTGCGCGAATGGGAGCTCCATGGCGACAGCTGAAGTTGAAGCTAAACTCGATGAAGGGAACATTCAAGAAGCTGAATCAGCATTGCGAGATGGCTTGTCTCTCAATTTTGAG GAAGCAAGAGCTCTTCTCGGAAAATTAGAGTATCAGAGAGGTAATGTCGAAGGTGCTCTTCGTGTGTTTGATGGGATTGATCTTCAAGCAGCAATACAGCGACTGCAACCTTCCCTTTCTGAAAAGCCAACCATCAAGAGAGGTCCCACCCGTACTGAGTCACCTTCCTCGGTCTCACAGCATGGTGCTAGTTTGGTGCTTGAAGCCATCTACTTGAAAGCCAAGTCTCTACAGAAGCTTGGGAAGTTTACTG AAGCTGCTAACGAGTGCAAGCATGTTGTTGATGCTgttgagaagatattttatCAGGGTATATCTGATACTCAAGTGGACAGTAAATTGCAGGAGATAGTCAGCCGTGCGGTAGAGCTCCTTCCCGAGCTTTGGAAACAGGCTGGTTGCCATCCTGAGGCAATTGCTGCTTACCGGCATGCCCTTCTTAGTCAATGGAACCTTGACAATGAATGTTTCGCGAGAATTCAGAAAGAATTTGCTGTATTTTTGCTGTACAGTGGGGTGGAGGCAAGTCCACCTAGTTTAGCAGTTCAGACTGACGGGTCTTACGTACCTAAAAATAACCTGGAAGAGGCAATGCTTCTTCTTATGATTCTCTTAAGAAAGTTTAGCCTAGGTAAGATAACTTGGGATCCTTCAATTATGGACCACCTAACATTTGCACTTTCAGTATGTGACCAAACTACTACATTAGCTAAGCAACTTGAAGAGTTGATGCCTGGTGTATATCACCGTATCGACCGTTGGAATTCTTTAGCTCTTTGTCATAGTGGAGCTGGACAAAACAAAAGTGCATTGGATTTGCTAAGGAAATCATTGCACAAGCATGAACGACCAGATGACCTGACATCGTTATTATCAGCTGCCAGGATTTGCAGTGAGGATCCCCATCTTGCTGCCGAGGGAGCAGGATATGCGCAGAGGGCAATCGATAATGCCGAAGGCTTAGATGAGCATTTGAAAGGTGTCACTCTTCGGATGCAGGGACTTTGCCTTGGCAAGCAAGCTAAGGTTGCTTCATCTGACTTTGAGAGGTCTATGCTTCAGTCAAAATCTCTGCAATCATTGGAGGATGCAGTTAGACTAGAGCCAAACAACTCTGATCTAATTTTTGAATTGGCTATTCAATATGCCGAGCACCGAAATCTGACTGCTGCTTTACGCTATGCCAAGCAGTACTTTGACAAAACTGGTGGCTCCAAGTTGGAGGGATGGAGATTACTTGCACTGGTTTTGTCTGCCCAAAAAAGATTTTTGGAGGCTGAAGTGGTGACTGATGCTGCTTTAGATGAGACTTCAAAATGGGAGCAAGGGCCACTGTTCAGGCTGAAAGCCAAGCTGAAGACCTCCCAGTTACGACCAATGGATGCTATTGATCTTTATCGTCACCTTCTTGCATTGGTCCAGGCCCAGAAGAAATCATTTGGGCATCTTAGACCTAGTTCACAG GTTGAGAATGATAAAATACATGAATTTGATGTATGGCATGGTCTGGCAAATTTATATGCAAGCCTTTCTCATTGGAAAGATGCTGAAATCTGTTTGCAAAAGGCCAGAGAGTTAAAGGAatactcagcagaaacagtacACACTGAAG GTGTTATGTTTGACAGTCGTGGACAACTTGAAGAAGCTCTTGTGGCTGCTGTTAATGCTGTCCTGCTTGAACCAAACTATGTTCCAAGCAAGATCTTGGTAGGATCTTTGATGCTGAAATTGGGTTCTAAAGCTCTGCCTGTTGCTAGAAGCTTGCTTTCTGATGCACTTAGAATAGAACCCACTAACCGCATGGCTTGGTATTATTTGGGGTTAACTCACAAGGCTGATGGCCGAGTGGGCGATGCTGCTGACTGCTTCCAGGCAGCTTACATGCTTGAAGAATCGGAGCCCATTGAAGATTTCATCTGCACGCATTGA